The following is a genomic window from Episyrphus balteatus chromosome 1, idEpiBalt1.1, whole genome shotgun sequence.
aatgaaagacaatcttatccacaactgttttggtttcctggtttggaatggcaaaggcctcaggccattttctgaagtagtccatcactacaaggatgtatcgatttccgttgttggtttcgggaaaaggacctgctacgtctattgcaattctctcaaaaggtgcaccaacattgtactgctgcatcttgctttggatttttctagctggtcctttgctagcggcacaagtatcacactttcggcaccacttttcaacgtcttctctcatacgtaaccagtagaattgctgtcgtcagcgtcttgttgatgcctaaatggcctccagaagttccaccgtgcatctctcggagaatatcatttacctttgactgaggtacttctagctgcattacataggatttaccatctgcggattcccacttacgcctgagtagcccttctttcacatgaagtgagtcccattgtgcccaatatgcttttagagtggggcttcggtcggagatgtcggcccattctggtttctcttgatgttccttccatgcaaggatgggttcgatgtccgaaacttcctgttgggccattctgagttcttcattactccagccgcaaatgggatcagctctcgttcttctaacagcgacaacttccttttcttctagtcgtgtgcaatgcttgcagtcttgcttgcacgggcgccgagataatgcgtctgcatttgaatgcagctttcctcttcgatgttgaatctgacattgatacgtctgaagtatctcgatccatcttgctacttgaccctctggatttttgaagttcaaaagccaatttagtgcaccatgatctgtgcgaagaaggaacttctgtccatagatgtacttatggaagtgctttgttgccaatactagagctagaagttcccttctggtcacgcaatagtttctttcttgtttcgagagtaccttgctgaaataggcaacgaccttttcttctccgtcatgaacttgcgataaaacagcaccaactccaacattacttgcatctgcgtcaacgatgaattgtttgcctggagtcggataggccagcacaggagcttcacataaccgcagcttcagttcctgaaagcttttctcacacttacctgaccatttaaagggtttacccttctccgtaagttggtgcaagcttttggcgattctcgcaaaatccttcacaaatcgtcgatagtacgttgccagaccgaggaaactccgaagttgatgcttgtcctgaggggttggccagttcttcacagtgtcaactttttcaggatcagtcttcactccttgggatgagatgatatgccccaaatatttaacctcggtcttgaaaagtgcacatttctttggattcaacttaagatgtgcttctcgtagcctctggaatacagcctttaggttttcacaatggtcatcaaatgtttttccgtaaacgatgacatcatccaaatagactaggcaagatttccaggttaatccattcaaaacgcactccatcaagcgctcaaaagtagctggggcattacatagcccaaactgcatgacattaaactgccacagaccatttcctgtggagaaagccgtcttttcccgatcgtctggatggatttctacctgccagtagcaactcttcaagtccaaagacgaaaaccattgtgctccttccattgcatcaagagtatcgctgattcttggcagtgggcagcctgcggtagtcgacacaaaatcgagtgcttccatctttctttttgacgagaactaccggtgatgcccaagggcttttggaattttcgatcagcccatctttcttcattgtcgatatcatttcttcaacttcaccttgtttggccaaggggagacgtcttgctggttgacgaatcggcctagcatctcctgtatcgattcgatgctgcacgagttgtgttcggccgtactgcccgctgggtgaagagaagatatcagcatattcgtgaagaagccttcccgtaacattaagctgatgttgactcaagttgtctgatttaagaatttgagtctttagtttctccgagttcataatcatctgtgtgtccacctcgttgatcttagttattgcggccacagattcacaacttctcctttcttaagtttgattgggtacggtttgatgttaagtatccgtacaggtaccatgttgttctttggtgccacaagagtcttcccgatgatgacgttttgggaactttgctcaacttctggctcaaccatgaggtatcgatggcttccaatattcccctttagtttcgtccacacaaaaacttctgaagaaggaggcaggcacatgtcttctttgatgacagttctaatagttgttgaattttcgttgccatagaccattgggatctccacatttctgtatttcaggacttgattacctatatccaaaatgattccatggtccttcatgaagtcgattccaatgatgcactcgtcacatatatctgccaccaaaaacacatgcgaaaactctagttctgccatacggatcgtaagacgaacttcaccgtgcacccttgctgcttctcctgtggcggtcttcagacggtagctgttggtgttatgtagccatgtcatcttcaccaagtctcttcgtacaatagaggcggtggcaccggtgtcaattgtagccacgtgttgtttgttgtttatggtcgcctccactgtcagacttttgttgtctcgtttagtttgtgagacttgaattgtggttctggggccatcgataccagaaaccagcttctgcccctcgaagttggttcttactcgtttcccgaatgggaatcaagttgaggatgagtgttggttgtatcgcttacctgttgttgggcaatattcctgtttctacagtgttcgcaagcagttcttcttggtggcaatctgcactgccgctggagatgtcctgtcttgttacagttccagcatcgagcagctccgtctcgctggtttctttggagtgcgagtttttgacaagagcattcctccactgcaacttctcttacccgatgaacgccttgagaagcctgttctgctgcttccatagtcagtgcaaacgctaatgcttcaggaagggaacgttttccagctgttcgaattgctcgctgaagatttatatcagatacagcatgtacaaaggcttctgtcgcaaactgattgataatgtcgtctcctgctgtcggatatgccagatgagctaacctttcaatatctgcttggagttgttgcagagtttctcctcctTTCTGGattcttgtattgagttggacccggaagacttcctgcatatggccatctccaaggcgtttttcaatgacctggacaagagcgttaaagttaccattcttttctggtggtaaagtttgtaacaactcagcagcaggacctctagagcaagagtcagcgctatacatttgtcatcgtcatcccagccatttgttgtggcagctgcctcaaactgtttcttgtagatcgaccaagaactttgtccatcaaatgttggtggatgcatttccttcttctttgagtactcaccagaactttcttggatcttaattttccgaaccttgtcaagttcctcagttatactttgcattttaacttccattttttcaaatttgtcatccactttctcgaactttccttctactttctcgagtttttcttcaactttctcgaacttttcttgagattgcttttcaacgcatttgatggaagcatcaatagcaacgaacttgttctcgatcgcgtcaagcttaccttggatgatgtttttctgttcatctaatttttcgagaagattctgttgttcactcttttgctctgttcgttgctgttccatttgttctctttgttcattgcgttgtttttctaattgttctctctgttccttgcgttgtgtctcaatttgttctttctgttcttcaaattttgcaaggagaataGCCAtgatggatgacatatcggaactagtatttactcgttcttctatcatttcaacatcgaattgaaatgtatccaaatcttcgtttttctgggttaaataatcctgtagacgaataatgagatcatttttcgacccagcagtaggaagacctcgcttagttaattccgccttcagctcagtcaaacttaactgatttagtgttttacccattttaacttttcaaaacgcgagcacttttacttatttcaaaatgttttacactttgtttattgttaaaacacacgcgcactttttattttattcgcgaaattatctgattcgcacaaataaataagttttattccacttttctgacaccaatgtatagttttattccgggttcacaataaaacttatttaatttctacttatatttccgttcaaataagaacacactttatttcaactcaatttacttttattattcgctcaaacaaacacacttttaaatcactttatttacttttaacaattcgcaacactttatttcactttgtactgtactctttcactttcaagattaaactgtctccggtcggtgtctacgctgcccttttataccggaatttcgagattcgagaatgtcttcgaaggttctcgtctttgcttctcgaaacttcctttccaggaggggcgcttcatacttccagtctagtgggatattttgggatctgttcagtgggatattttgggatgtgttcagagggtagtttcttaattactaaaggtccgttcacatttctacctttgcagtagtttCTTCAAACACCCATTTCTGTACTTCTTATcatgttttcgtttggtaaaaaaatcaatttatttttttatctaaatctgtcgaaaaaacaatttttgatctgTTCAACTACAAGGAAGTAGTCGCAACCacagttttttgacagatttagatcaaaaaataaattgatttttttaccaaacgaaaacaccattATTCTGAGGTCAATGGTGACAtcatcgacaaactataccaagactgaAACTTTCGAACGTCTCTCCCCCTTAAACCCATTTGTTTACGGTGtcgtctgtgaatatatgtgaaagccaccgcTGTGtgaaatgacgttaacacgcacacatagATAGATTCAAGTATTCAACAGACCTCCAATACTCACACATagatagattcacgacattcaccacacctcacAGCTTGTTGGCAAACGTCATTTGACCgctcagtttccagtcttggtatagtttgtcgatggTGACATGTAGCTCAAAAGCCCAATTTTCCGGTCTTGGTGTTATTTGAGCCAGAACTTTAATTGACTGAAGCGTCGGAtgaaacggaggggaacagcgctcgcaaccgctTTCGACGGAAAGAAACTTatcgaaaatacaaagaaaaccacaacaattgacagtagcttccgactccatccgccaattatggttctggctTAAGAATAAGAAGAACAGGAATGGGTGTTTGAAGAATCCAGTGCggcatttttctcatttttacaAAGTaataggtttgttcgttgtgagctctagagcactctgggtcgctccgagtTCGGTGTCAAgcgtttttaccgacttccaaaaaggaggaggtattcaattagtctgtatatttgttaccgcataactttggacggagtgaaccaattttgataattctttttgcattggaaagctggtggtcccatttcaatttcgttgagTTATACcctgttttgatccatggaagtcggttatgttttttgataaaaatgattatttgtaactcctttttcaaccagagctatttcctctgtgttcgatgttcgctctgAACGCACCCTGAACAACTCTGGGTATCAGAGCGCGGAATTCAGAgttatcaaaatcaaatcagctgttgtcatttaaggaaaaaaaaaattgtttgaaatacGAAAAGGGATATGAGATTTTtcacgaaattcattaaatatgtgaaaatttatattttttatagtcgATTGTTACAGTTTTAAGATAGCACGATAAAAGCTTCATACAAACTTTGTGTTTTggcccataaacaaaaaataccaagcctggaaactttcgtacgtctttccccccaaaaccattttgtgtacagtgttgtctgtgaatatatgtgaaagccaccacgcaCACATttacacatttatagattcacgacattcaccacacatcagacacgaacacaacgataggttcacgacattcaccacacctcgcagcttgtaggcaaacgtcagttgaccgccgagtttccagtcttggtatttcttacgtatgttaaattaataaattaataattaattaataataataatgcattttttgtgCATAAAGTAGAGTTTAAAGCTCCTCGGACCCGACCCGCTTGACATCTTGATTCCAACTGAAATTACACTCGTCAGTGTATTTCCTTATGGGACATCGACAAACGTTTACTGAAATTTCAGCAAAATATTGTTGTGTGTGTAGCAAAAACAGCACATACGACAATCATTTACCGAACGAAGAAAACCACAGATTTTGTATGAGAAAATTGTagtatgtgataatttttgtcaaatgtgCACGTTTTCTGTGCACTTACGATAAAAAGCTACcgaaaatgtttgtaaacctacacatacgacaaaatgcatagCGATTACCTCGAAAACGGATACAGATATCGAAAAACGGATTTCACagaatgaaagagaaaaaaacatatagcaaaactgcattcaaatctcaaaacctcaattttgcacatacgacaatattttattgaggcgacgttATGAAACACGTTATTTatggttttataaaaacaaaaacaatagaaTATTGGCATTTAAGGATTAACTACATACTACATTGGCTTAAAAGTGtgaaagtacaaaagtgaaaatttttaaacgtaTTTCTGGTCGGAAAACTTAATAAAATGATGCagtaaactttatttttttgtctaaaaataatttatatactatttttcccaaaaaacttGCGCATTCTAAACAAATGGAAATAATAATTTCACATAACGGCACCCAGCGGCGGTGGTTGCAGCGCCTTACAatcaccaaacaaaaataaatgcacccctctttttgatattttcaatttGACAGTTCTGGTTTGAAAACATCCAAGAAAAATAGACACttctattttaacaaattttattatttttatgacttAATTCTATCAGAAACCAATTTAATATATATGTGTCCTGCAGTCACATATATATTTAATTGTTCGTTGTCATCTGGTGTTTTTCCTGACTGGAAATCTTCGTTCCTTTTACCTCTTGTGGAAATAAAAAGAACGCAAAGAATTATCGTGGATTAGCTAATCTTTCTTGTATTCCAGACTCTAAACacatcccaactaacaattttacttccacaaggttaggatctttaatttcttgcagctattgtctctacagggcttgtgtttagtttgtgaatcgaaaattcaaacttccgaggcttaactttcgttaaccgcttcctagaaacgtagtgcaagtggaatttaaaaatttctacaagcattaatgaaaacatttcgtttaaatatGGCCGTTTCAATATGGCCACATAAAATTCCATTGTggaagcacaagaaataaaagccaataactgacttctttcaaatggctttgcaaaagaaattgtattagaactgcttacaaatTCTTTATGAAtgctaagtattttttttatccaattcgaaaattattagactcaaaaatgacttaggtaggttttttagtatggtagaagtacctacaacttgtacaattgccttaaatgcatttattattatagttctacatatattaccaaaattatgccaatagtatatgagtcgtgatattcatttaaacaaaaaaattacgttgaatttcaaataaaccgcagttaaacggttttgcctttttaaacaaatattccacaaaataaatgtgttatagttacttcattctaatatttgaattaaaaaattgttgaatcattgtttttgattgaaaattatgtttgatatcactttcaaatataacgacttacataattgtatgttttgcatctctgtgtgagaaaaaaagaagttcaatttgcggcgcatgcgcgaaaagcttttagttttatatgtttgcctaagcgaagttaggggatatttatttatatttgtagaagtcctttaagtacaagcaaaacattgtaaaaagcatttaattttatatgtttgcctaagcgaagttAGGCTCCCTAATTGtttctagaagccctgtgaaagtgagtacaagctaaactttttaaactgtcaggcaaactcatgagaataagaaatatttggacatgtgccattatggtgaccatttttggtttttttattcattgttataaagaaataaataaaaaagtgaatcttttcatatcggtaattggtttaaaatagtgatattaaaaatggtttactgaccaattcggagttcatattcaagtaagtggagaagaaaagaaaacaagattttaatcttctccacttatttaaatataagatagtgatggacattttagattttttatctaagttcaaaacaaagttaattctctaatttttaagaaaaagccaaaagcccaaaaaaaataaaaattttttttctgcttcggaaaaatggggtttgacggcatccgggtgaaacctctaaagtctaaaaaaaccgaatttttcagatattccagaaaaaattgttcttgattAACATATTATTCTCTTTTACTTCTCAATAATGACAATAGTATATAATACTATttagtctttattaaataattttttacaagataaaaaaaaaaaaaaaaacagaaaataaccaaaaataataactttgaaaaaaaaaaaaacacaaatggtcaccatattctttaagatagtgcaactcatcaggaagttaaatcgaagccctaaggaagctctggtttcaagtagtccaaatttgaaactcttttattatatacctgagtagctcgatgggtaaggtaccggactatcaatcaggatgtacgaggttcaaatccagaaaaatgcgtcaagtaagtaagaagtttttttctcaatataattgtgtttggaaatttaatttcagaagcaaaacttgtctggatcgaaaacaaaaaagaaaatgaaaaaataaaatgttgtaaataggtacacaacaaaaaaaattaaatgaaaaaattttttctctttattctatttgggatatacctcgtttagactttcacaatccttcgacaagtctactcagagcttctaaataaaaataaaagcctgcaacaataatacacattttcaaatttcaaatgttggttgtttctataaggcattaaagacatgttatgagtctctccaatcaacttgcatatgactcttctaaggcctatcaagcttctcgggtgggccagatgggcttctctatggtcgtatacaagcaatatttctaaaatggaaacagcttcgttagatccttgtggaagtaaaattgttagttgggatatATTCTATGctgtgcctacgttctgtaacttagtggagaacttctcgcatcgaaaaattttaaaacaaaaattccatacgtttctctatttggagaaataacctgtgtctgtatctccatgtgagaagcaaccctgtaaattttttatttcattgcaattattggaaactgtcaaaaaaaagggaaaatatttgaataggtcatatagacatagttttacaataaatatgtCAAGGCTCGGTAGTCCGAAGGTAGAGCAGTCGGTCAGCGAGTGGAGGGTACCAAGTTCAAGTAGCAGTTAGGgcatgtaattttttctttttttttcttaaatattcttttttttattttaaaaatttaagtgatacaaaaataaattaccgtgaacacttttacttttaacacatctcacatttaatgcaagattataaattttttttcaaatatcttactttctcgcatcctttttgcttgtgagtaattttggcagttcaatcgagaaattatctcgataattttcttacagacacagttttattcacatttttccagtctgtcaagcattttgattcagaaatgtttcaaggcgagaaaaatttgtttatcgaaacaaacgaatgtgagaaaatgatttttgtgtcgattcacattatttttgttccgatttgcgtGTTTCATGGGAGAAATTTTTAGATGcgagagttacagaacgtaggcactgtTTTAAGTAAAGCTTTTGACAGAGCTAATCATTCTTTACTTCTGCTGAAGCTCAAGAAATATGGGTTTTCAGAATGGATACTTTCTTGGATCAAATCGTATTTAAAAAACCGCACTCAGCATGTACGTTTCAAGAATTGTGTATCTAAAGTAATTAATGTTTTATCTGGAGTTCCTCAAGGAAGTCACATTGGACcgcttctatttttattttttattaacgacaTATGCAAGGCtatattgtattcaaaatttcttgGTGTATTTCTTAGCATAAGAATTGTGAGATATATATCCGATTTGTCCAGATAACATCGCTTTAGCAGGGCTTGATACACGATGTTTGAATTGCCACGTTGATGCAAAATTGGAAGACCTTTTTGATGTATATTGTGTTCCACCATCAGATTCTAGCGTCTCAGGAATACCATGAACTGAAAACCATTGTCTCATGTGGTCGATGACCTCTTGAGAGTTCGCTGATTTCAATTTCTTGAAGTCCATGAATCCTGAATAATGATCGGCTATCAGAACATATTCATCTCccttgaaattgaaaatataagATGACACAAGTTGGAATGGGTATTCTGGAACATCTCCTTTCAATTGTGGTTCTCGAACAATACTTCTTTGTGTCTGCTGACACACGGAGCATCTCTGGACGTATTCGCGAATGCTTTGGCTTTGACCCAACTTGTAAAGCGATTGACGAGCTCCTGCTACCGAGCTAGTAACTCCAGCATGTCCTGAGTGAAGATCACGAACGATTTTATTAATTTCCCATTTTGGCACAATTACCTTATGTCCTTTGAATAAAAGACCTTGTTCAAAGgttatttcttcttttaagtTAGTATACTTGACAGCTTCCGGTAACATTTTGTCGTTCTCAGGCCATCCTCTCAAAACAACCTGTTTCAACAACTGCAACTCGAGATCTTCGGATGTAGACTTAATAAACCTATCCCGTGCCTCATCGGCGAATGAAAGTACGATGTTGACTGAGTACTCGGCTAAGTGCATCTGTGGAATCTGTGTGCCTTTTTTGTAGGTTACGATTGGAGAATATTGGATGACATCCCATAGAATGCGTTGCAATCTGAATGGTGCATCTGGTAGCGGTTTCTTAAATATGGTTTCGAGTGGTTTATGATCTGACTGGACTTCGACCTGTTTACCATACACGTAGAGGAGATGTGCGGACTATATaagacaccctttttttaaattggtatatcttagaatgttttcaagatagcttaacgaaactttgaagtcagtttaaggccgtgtgtgaattgcgttaaatagttaaatt
Proteins encoded in this region:
- the LOC129907871 gene encoding uncharacterized protein K02A2.6-like; amino-acid sequence: MHLAEYSVNIVLSFADEARDRFIKSTSEDLELQLLKQVVLRGWPENDKMLPEAVKYTNLKEEITFEQGLLFKGHKVIVPKWEINKIVRDLHSGHAGVTSSVAGARQSLYKLGQSQSIREYVQRCSVCQQTQRSIVREPQLKGDVPEYPFQLVSSYIFNFKGDEYVLIADHYSGFMDFKKLKSANSQEVIDHMRQWFSVHGIPETLESDGGTQYTSKRSSNFASTWQFKHRVSSPAKAMLSGQIGYISHNSYAKKYTKKF